One genomic segment of Hordeum vulgare subsp. vulgare chromosome 2H, MorexV3_pseudomolecules_assembly, whole genome shotgun sequence includes these proteins:
- the LOC123429755 gene encoding uncharacterized protein LOC123429755 has product MRYSMLGAAARWRSRVGRRRWRDSDATGGTEVVQAGGCWWRRLLRGGAPISPFGVVGRGQPGSWSASLPLLGREVARQRVVACAAGRSGPCGWSTSHDEGDPPGGHPWRQRRWLRSPFFGVGLLCVLVRTSSQGGTKHDGFGGGWLKGRGLHGRRSWSWVAPPPPPSPS; this is encoded by the coding sequence ATGCGATATTCGATGTTGGGTGCGGCAGCTCGGTGGCGCTCCAGAGTGGGCCGGCGACGGTGGCGTGACAGTGATGCGACGGGTGGCACAGAGGTGGTGCAGGCTGGAGGCTGCTGGTGGCGGCGGCTGCTTCGCGGTGGCGCGCCCATATCCCCCTTTGGCGTCGTCGGTCGCGGGCAACCTGGGTCATGGTCGGCCTCCTTGCCATTGTTGGGCAGGGAGGTGGCGCGACAGCGGGTGGTTGCGTGCGCCGCTGGCCGGTCGGGCCCTTGCGGATGGTCAACGTCGCACGATGAGGGAGACCCTCCTGGTGGCCATCCATGGCGGCAACGGCGATGGCTCCGCTCCCCCTTCTTTGGCGTCGGGCTCCTATGCGTGCTCGTTCGTACCAGCAGCCAGGGTGGGACGAAACATGATGGTTTCGGGGGAGGCTGGTTGAAGGGACGGGGGCTCCATGGTCGTCGGTCGTGGTCGTGGGTCGCtccaccccctcccccttccccatCATGA